ttcgagaaaaatatggtttggaatgtgagaaaaaacttacaattttatatgaagacaatgctgcatgcataacccaattgaagggaggatttataaaaggagatagaacgaagcacatttcaccaaaattattctatacacaggatcttcagaaaaatggtgatattgatgtgcaacaaatccgtttaAGTGACAGTccgacagatttattcactaaatctttgccaactttaacttttgagaaaatggtatacaagattggaatgcggagactcaaatatttgaaacaaggttttcatcagggggagtaaaatacgcgatgcactcttttttccttactaaggttttttcccacagggttttccttataaggtttttaatgaggcagctagaaatGTGCATCACTAAATATGTGtgctctttttccttcactaggatttttcgCACTAgatttttctagtaaggttttaacgaggtacgataccttttaatgaacatccaagggggagtgttatgaaaataattattgtggatgtccatttattactccgctatagataatcttcctgaaaaagattatccatttagtactctgttgaaatttatctataagcagctgatgcaggcaagttgcaagcaactcaatgaaatgatttgcagcagcttcttattaaacatgtaggttgcaagcagctcatgcagataACTTACAAgtagctaaagaaaagccttgcagctggtTCCTGAAAAGCCTCACAGTTGCTTCTCTTCTTCtgtaaatagaggagttttcagttcattatggacataagtttgaaatttgaataatGTATCAGTTTCTCCCTATACTTGtttttactttatagtctttattttataacaataagataattatataaattatACAGAATAGCTAGGCTACTTTCTAATCAGCAGCTTTCTCTTAAGATCTGATATTACAGTATTAAGGACAGTGGTTCATAGTTTCCAGCTGCCCTGGAATTTCGTTTATTAATTTCATGCAGGGGCGACTCTAAGGCTTTAGGCAGTGAGGTCGTTGCCTTGGGCCCCAAAATTTGAAGGCCCCAAATTTATttagattattattattattattattattattattattattattattattattattattattattattattattattattattattattattattattattattatatactaCTACACTGCACATAAATAATTAGTATAAAATAAAGTATTACAGTATATTTTTTTGTTACTCGATTGAGGTTATTTTATACtaataaatttataaatgatGATAATTTTCTCCCctcattaattagtatatttgtttcacttttcaattttaattttatcttttttatataggaattaagttatatatattgacaACATAATAAATTCTTTTACAATATTCTCTGAAATTGCATGAATACAAAAGCATTCATGCACCAGTTTtggaaaaatgcataagtaccctcCTGGCCTATAGTCGGATTTTCAACTACATACTCTACCTTTGCAGGAATTTTATtacccctcccctccccccccccctcctccaAACTATTTTAAAGTAAAATTATTTGCACTCTTAAAGCTTAAGTGGCAGAGTGTGTGTACGTCACTCTCCTTGGGAGAAGGAGAGTGGAGAGTGAGaagcaagaaaaaataattttccagattttttatttttgcttttacaTTTTTAGTGAGGTGTATAATTTCttacttttttccttttccttttcctttttctttgtcttttccttCTTCTCCTCCACTTCGCCATTCCCGTAAGCACTCGCCGGCGACTTTTATGACcttcttctttaattattttaGTTAGTCAGCTTCTTTCTCTTTCTATCCATCTCAAACACAAAAATTACACTTTCATAAAAATCACTCAGATCTGGAAATATCCATCACCGAAAAATCTTTTTTTCTGCCGAAAAAATAGagtttttgaattttcaaacAAGAAGAAACCTTTTCTTACCCATCACACAAATATATACTCACATAATTTACTATTACTCATCTCTTAATCATAAGAGCCACCATTTTTATGCCCCCACGATTACCGATGATAGAAACCATCCAAAACGCCATCACTACAATAGCCATTTAAAGGTCTCAAGCCTAACTTAGCAGccggaaaagaagaagaagaagaagaagaagaagaagaagaagaagaagaagaatagatTAGGGGCCAAAAATTAGAACATGGGATGAAACTTTGTTATTTAGTTTGGTGGTGACGATattaaatgaaaaagagaaaagagaaagaaataagggaaagaaaagaaaataattttttaataaaatatacattTGTCTAGGGCGTGTAGTTCACCTCCCAGCAGAAATCTTGGTTATAGTATTTCAAGGGTGgatttattctattttaaaatagtttaggGGGGGTAATAAAACCCCCGCAAAGGTAGAGTGTGTAGTTGGGGAATCCGGCTATAGGTCgaggggtacttatgcatttttccCACCGATTTTCTTTTAGTGTAATTCGACATATTATATTAAGttatttatgatttattttagatattcaccAATAAGTGCTAAGTACTTAATAGAATGAATTACAATTATCGTTTAAATGAACCAGAaggtgtaaatatttttttataccgTCAATGCTCAAAACTTAAGCTATTACGTTATGtatgtttatttctttttcttgtttgtgatgatagctaaatcaaaattttcactttgagTTATGGACCTCAACATCCGATAGTCCACCATTTATTTTTTGTGCTCTTCCTCCTAtttgtttttttcaaaattcGCTTTTTTgtcttaaataattaatttgttattaaaaagtaaattttgttgttagtgtaaatattttataaaataaatttaagggcCTCTCTATATGGTTTCGCCTTAGGCCACGAGATCTGTTGAGCCGCCCCTGATTTCATGGTTAAattataaaagttaaaataaaaaaaaataatcaaacatGTATTTATTGGTTTTATGAAAAACTAATTGCAAAATGATTTCCACTTTGATTAGGAATTGATGCTCAGGATGTGTAAGGGAAGTTGTGCCATATGCAATTACTTATGTAATTTGTATTGTATGATGTAGTTCGAGTAGGTGGTAAGGGCCTGGGACCAAGATTTAAACAAGATGAGGGACCAGAAAATTGAACCTTTTTTTCCTATAAGATTGAACCTAATGTACAGACGTACACTGACCATAAGGGATTCATTAGTTAAAGAAGGAAAAAGTCGAAGAAGCTACTGATAAGGGGCAGAGTTAAGAAGCCGGTTTGCTCAAATACTCTATTTGTGTtaacaaaaattattaaatatatataaatattaaagtcGTTCAAAGAATTAATGATCCGTAGGCACCATAGCTGATATATCTTAGCTACAACGCCCCCGACAAATAGGTCTCTCCAACCTCTTCATGAAATGTCTATGGAAGAATTAATCCTAATACAATACTTacaaagtaacaacaataacaaactcaGTATAATTCCACGAGTGAGGTCTGAgtagggtagtatgtacgcagaccttacctgtACCttgagggtagagaggctgttttcgatagaccctcggctcaagaaaagaaaatgaaaatagtaaCAACAAGCAATATCAATACCAAGATAATAAAAAACAtgcaatatcaacaacaagataataagaaacaaacaATAACCATAACAAAATAATAAGAGAACAAGCATTATCAACATCAATATAATAAGAAAATATGTAGTAATCAAGGCTGTCAATAACCGAAAAACAAGGCTGACTAACTACTACTATCGATATGGGGAAGACACACACTCGACTATCTACTAACCTTCTATCCTAATCAttgacctccacatcttcctatcaagggtcatgtcctcagtgagctaAAGCAACGTCAAGTCCTGCCTAATAACCTCTCCCCattacttctttggcctacctctacccctctTCAGACCACccaaggccaacctctcacacctacTCACTGGAGCATCTGTGCTTCTTCTCTTCACATGCACAAACCACTTAAGTTTCGCTTCTCGCAACTTGTCCTCCACCGAGGCTACTCTTACCttgtcccgaatatcttcatttctaatcttatcaaTCCTGGTACGTTCGCACATCATCTTAACATACTCATTTCCGGTACCTTCATCTTTTGGACAAAGTCTTGATAGTAGAGGCAATCCAATATTTAAATTTGATAGATTCAACGTTTAGGTTCTTATCACTTACACTTTTATAATTATTAGTTCAAAATTTAAcagtatttttgaaattttattgatttttcgCATGTATATATTCATACTCCATGTCAAAAATGTTGGGTTCACAGTTCGCACTATCTGAAATATGAATATGCCAGAATTACATGCCATGAAAACTGTTTCATTTCATATAAAAAGGCACAATTGGTTTACATTTCAAACAACATTACACTCCACCTATAAATTAGATTACTCAATTTTGTGAATGAACATGGTACACTCCCAAACTTTTGAAACATAAAAATAGCACATGAGATGCTAGAGACAACTTATTATTGCCCAAAATTTTTTGCAATAAACAGAAAAAGGTAATGAACAGATTCTGACAACATATTACGCCATAGAATCCATGGCCAGAATTGTACTGAGATTCATTGGATTCATGTATTCTGATGAACCAGTCATGATTTGCTGCACAATTATCTTATTTGCTCGTTCGGATGGATGAAACGGATCCCAAAACGCGAATAAATCTCTATTCGGGCATAAGTTAGACAGAGGTGTACAGAGGCCAAGACCATTGTATGGCCCTTGTCCACAACATGCTACTTTTGATGTTATAAATCCTGCATATAACAAAATGAATGTCAATATAATAAGACATGCAAATTTTTAAGTAAAGATTTTACTAAACTGCTTACCATATGCTTGTGGATTAGTAATGAAATCAATGTGCATTTGTTGTGTATTTGCAGCAATGAAAATGTTGCTTCCTAATTGACTATTAAGGTCCTGCAACATTTGTGTAAGTTGTGGATTGAATAGAGCTGCAGCTCGTTGCAATTCGACTGCACATTCGCCGTTTCTGCTACGTTGGGCAAGTTCTGCTGGGACACAACCTAATGGTCCAGTACCAGTAACAAGCACTCGACGAGCTCCCAGATTATAAAGCCTCTGCAATGACATTCCAAGGGCGAGTCCAAATATATCATACACTAGAAGTTCtctatattttctactggtgtacGGAAAAAATGGAAGGTGTGTGTGTGGGACCTTCAGGTATTTATCTACCTACACTATTGCTGTCTGAATATATCTAATGTCATGTCAATAACAAGTACAGCTATTTaccacaaaaacaaaaacaaaaattaagaacAGCTAGCAACTTCAGTTGACAACCATTTATCTTGGTGAAAACTTTATTGTGGTAGTAACTGTTATGCTGAAGGCCCTAATATTTTAGGTATGATATTGATGGCCTCTTTTATTGTAGGTGTAATTTTGTTGGTAATAATATTGATGGCCCTAATATTGTAGGTGTGTTATTCTCACTAAGATTTGTACTAAAAATTAATAGCCATACATCACTATTTAACAGTCATCCTCTGTAACAACAATTTATATAACATCCAAGTTTATTTTGGAACTAATGTTATGTTTATAAGACATGTTCTTTATAACAAACTTTACTATAGCGACAAAAAAATCCGAAACAAATGACGATGTTATAGAAAAGTTTGATTTAGGGGATACAATTTGCAGGAAGTTCAAGAGGAGACATTTACCATCAAAATTTTACGGTATTCTGATATCAAAAAAGGGACATAATCTGGCAGAGCATATTGTCGCGATCGCGCAGAATTGGGCACGAGATAATAGTTGTTGACAAAGTCATTGCCTCCTAGAGTCACAAGAACAAGAGCTTGATTTACAAGTTGTTTGGTACTTGCTTCTCCAATTAGTGCACTCACTCTGCTCTGATATTGTCTAAAGTATTCCAATTGCTGTGGAATTCGAACAATGTTTATCTGCACATATAGCATACCTTTATATTAAACCAAAGTATATCTAACTTAACCAACAAaactaaaatatttaaacaagAGAAGTATAGCATGTTAAATAGAAATAAATTGAGTTTGGACTAGTGTTTTTGTATGTACAAATTGGATGCCAGTGTCATTTAGAATTCCAATTCCAGCTGATGCAAAATTGGCACCAACTAAAAGCCTTTGTCCATTAAGCTCTGGACTCAAGTATGGCAGTGGTGATTCTGAAGAACCAATTTGCTGACCTGAAAAGGTAAAAAACAAAACGTTGATTAACTGTATATCTAAATATGCATGTAATGCTGCTCTCATGTTTAGTAGTAAAAGATATATCAAGCTAATTTTGTATCCAATGTTATATATAGATCTtagctatgttgctcggactcccGAAAATGTCGTCGAGTGCGTGTTCCTTCAAAAATAGTATATTTTTAGAGGACCGACAAGGGTGCGGCAATATTTTGGAGAATCCATGCAACATAAGATGCTAGCCTTCTTCATGTTACACCTCGTCTTGACTACTCTTGTACGTAAAAATTGCAAAATGTGCATCTTCCCACGTAGAATTTAACTTTCATGCATCGATAGTATAAAAGAATTTTGACAGTTCTGTCAGATCCCAACTTGAAAGAACACTATAGGTAACCATCCATAAAAATTGcaaaattttgcaaaaatagtaTACTTTGAGTTCCAATGTTTAAATTATGTCCTTAGCTTTAAAAGTTTTGATGATATAAGACCCAACGACGTAACTTTTATGCTCGCCCGTTATAACTTTTTACAAGTTATGCCTCACCCCGAAATATTTTTGAGCAAGTTATGCCCCTCCAAGCTATTCTTTCACAACTTACTTAAACGGGGACAAAAGTTAAAAAAACAATAGCCTAAAATGATCATATTTGTGCAAATCTCCATAAAAGGTGGCCAACTATATAGTAACCTGAAAAATAAGACAGATTGCCTCCTACATTGATAAAAATATACTCGGGGTataaatatttttacaatatcaatgtatataattaGGTGCTAGTGTAAAGAAAAAAGGAGGTGATGGACTCAGCTGATAATGTCAGGAATATTGAAGCCATTGGAGAAACGACCAGTTGCTCTGCGAGTTGGATAATCAATACCATAAGGAGGTGAATCTGCCCTTGCAGTAGTAGCCAAATAGTTATTATTCCCACTGTCAACAAGTGAATCTCCAAACACAAAAAATGCACGAGCCTCAGCTTGTGAAATAGCCACTCCTAAAATCAAAAAAAGGCTGAAAAAAATGGAAAGAGTAGTAGTACTAGTAGTAGGTGTAAAAGAGCTAGTCATGGCCATTTTTGCAAATGTTGTCATGACAAAATTAACACACCTACAAATTCTAACTGTTTTTGTGGAGACAGAAAATTAGTTTGAATGCCCTTTCTTGTAAGCAATGGACGtgtatttatatataaaaacatGCAAAGAGAGTGAAAACTAGAGAGTGAATTAAATGGAACAGGGTGGCACAGTTGGAAAGACAAAAAAATTGGACCACTAGAACCAAATAGGCAATAGCAAAGATTATATGTGGTAGTTTGGGGTATTCAATTTGGACAGTTGAAGACTCTTTGGGTAGTACTAGTAACTACTGTAGTTATCTCTAATCATAAGTCAAAAGCTTTTCTTTTTCGAGCCTAACACTAATCTTTCCTTTGAAAGTTGAAACCTTTTACGTGCAATGGTGGAGACACTGTTCACAACCGCCTCGCCGAGAACATTCACTAAATATATATGTACTAATAGATTCAGGAGCGTACGCAGGATCTTTCGCAATCGGTATCGATATTTATATTTAAAAGTGAAGAATAAATAACATTAGTTATCACATTACTCGACAAGATATAAACTTAGTTCATTGATCTTGTTGAGTCTTAAGTTagaagaggttgtgagttcaatTCTACCTAACCACAACTCTTAGAGGAAACTTAGGAACTTAACCTACAGTGTCAAACGACAATATGTACCAATTGGTATTATTTCCTTTTTCATGTTATTCGTACAGTATTATTACATGTATTTCGTAAAATTTTGACGAAGGGGTGTCGTTGGAAAAAGATCAATACCACTTGCACAAAATCTAGCATATGTTGTTGTTTACATGTATATATCTCCACGCCCCCTCAATTTTGCATAGTTATGGTTTTTTatctaaaaaattaaaaatatgacTCTACTACTAAAATTGCGGAGGTAGCTAGAATCCTTGTTTTATGAGTCTTTCATTtgtcattgttttttttttgtgtggtgTGAAATAGATACTTATATTAAACTAATTAAACGTCATTACATATATATTTTCCTTGTTTATATAGAGATTGGAAAATTGTTGCTTTCTTGCTTTGTATTAATTGCTCGTtggtttttgttttttgaatacATTTAAAGGAAGATAATATATAGTGTATTGAGAGTATAATTAAGAGAGAAAGGTTGAGACTTGTACGTGGTTGGTATGCTTTTTATTAATGTAGAAAGAGTGTGGTAGTTCAGATACTTAAAGCCTTGTGGAGATAGACAGGGTCCATGTGATCTGAATAAATAAAGGCCAACAAATATATCACCAACTTATTTAAGTTTGCATGGAAAATAGCAAGTaaatcaaataattcaattatgtGTTCGTACAATGGTTAAATAAATTAGTCTTCATTATCATTCATAGCCATAGGCAAATAGAGGATTTCAACTTCTTTGACTACATTCTACCGTCAAAAACATATTTTACCCTGAATGTAGACCCCCCCTCCCCCAACTTCTTCGCCCCCCTCTAAACCCCCGTAAAACAAGATCTTTACTAAAATAGCAGACCGAATtcattatttcttttcctaattcACATGAATTATATACTTAGAATATACGGTTAAACACATATTATACAcagttataaatatattatatatttgctAGCTATTTTCAATTTAAGAGATTTTGTGGGTGGCTATTTGTGTTAGTTCTTCTTTCTTATATAACCAAAGAACATTGCATAGAGGGCCGATTTGGTTAAATTTCCGTAATTTGCTTATATTGAGCACCACTTATGTTAATATGAACTTTTAGAGAAATACTTTGGAGGGATATTTACAGTTTTAGCCTTAACTATTGGAAAATTTTTTGGtccttttaatttttcattaagTATATTTAACCTCATTTTTACCCTTTATATATGAATAATATGttgtatttagattatttttAGAGTTACATTACCCTAAAAAATGGAGTAACAACAAATATTTATCATAGCACATTTGTAATTGAATGGTTTAAAAGATTTAATTTGTAAATATTCACAAACACAAAGATCAAATGTGCATATTTCAATTAATTTATGGTTAAGTATATCATCGAAACCAAATCAAAATTTATAAATATTGGTTAAGTATATCAATTAAAATAGCTCCCTTCTTTTTATAGTTTATTTGATCTTTATAGTTATTAGAATGTCTAACTGATTCCTGGTACGAACTCAATAGATTTCTATTCTCGTTAGAAACAACTTTTGTCCACTGTATCAATTGACCGTGATATAAATTGTTCGATACGAGGGTTCATCGAAAACAGTCTCTTTACCTTGTACGGGGTAAGAATAAGATCTACGAATACCCCGCGCTCCTTAGGTCCCACTTTTTGGATCACacggtatgttgttgttgttgtacaaatTGTTCGATACAAtttgttaaattaaaaattaaaattgtaaGTAATCCTTCAACAAGAATCAAAACTATAaagcaaaaattaaattaaaaaaaaagagggagGCGGCGTTTTCTTGAAACCTATATTTTCAGGCAATTAATTAATTCCAACTAAAACATATTCACAGTACAAATTAGTTTAGCATGTCAAAGGAAGTAGACGTGATTCTTTAAaattatttcttctttcttttttttgagcAAGCCACAATATCTCTCCAACCACCCCAACCTATTTTCCCCTCTTTAAAAAGcaaaagacaatttttttttttttctgtcacAACCATCCACATTAATGCTGACAAAACCCCTAAATAATGTAAACAACAAACTTTTTACTAGGGGTGTACATAAACCGAGTTGATTCGGTATTtataaaaatcaaaccaaatcaactatatcggtttggattggtttgaTTTATCGAATTTTGGGGGGTTTTgttgttacataaatattatttcaatcttattttattaaagttatatataaaattttaataagtgaatatatatttcgtaaaaaatgaaaacatgacAAACATCTGATCTAataaatattcttatgggagaattttttagtaatacattataattattttcttagtcgtctaacaataatt
The sequence above is drawn from the Nicotiana tabacum cultivar K326 chromosome 13, ASM71507v2, whole genome shotgun sequence genome and encodes:
- the LOC107763465 gene encoding GDSL esterase/lipase At5g33370-like, translated to MTTFAKMAMTSSFTPTTSTTTLSIFFSLFLILGVAISQAEARAFFVFGDSLVDSGNNNYLATTARADSPPYGIDYPTRRATGRFSNGFNIPDIISQQIGSSESPLPYLSPELNGQRLLVGANFASAGIGILNDTGIQFINIVRIPQQLEYFRQYQSRVSALIGEASTKQLVNQALVLVTLGGNDFVNNYYLVPNSARSRQYALPDYVPFLISEYRKILMRLYNLGARRVLVTGTGPLGCVPAELAQRSRNGECAVELQRAAALFNPQLTQMLQDLNSQLGSNIFIAANTQQMHIDFITNPQAYGFITSKVACCGQGPYNGLGLCTPLSNLCPNRDLFAFWDPFHPSERANKIIVQQIMTGSSEYMNPMNLSTILAMDSMA